Proteins from one Prinia subflava isolate CZ2003 ecotype Zambia chromosome 4, Cam_Psub_1.2, whole genome shotgun sequence genomic window:
- the DCLRE1C gene encoding protein artemis: MSRFGGRTREYPAVSIDRFDRDNLRARAFFLSHCHKDHMKGLRATALKRRLEGSLKVKLYCSPVTKELLLTNWKYKFWENHIVALEVETPTQISLVDETSGEKEDVVVTLLPAGHCPGSVMFLFEGENGTVLYTGDFRLAKGEAARMELLHSGTRVKDIQSVYLDTTFCDPKFYHIPSREECLNGILELVRGWTSLSRNHVVWLNCKAAYGYEYLFINLSEELGIKVHMNKLDMFRNMPEILCHVTTDQHTQIHACRHPRDEDCFRGNRLPCGMTCLNGTPLHIISIKPSTMWFGERKKKTNVIVRTGERMYRACFSFHSSYSEIKDFLSYICPVNVYPNVLPVGGTEDKVMEILKPLCRSYRRIMEPRYKPLGTLKRPHKRELSDTDEDDLFDSELIFTRPKIPKQQRGENRPSSTGQSGNSKENINESTESYKGTTTYTSLKVDFVDCEESNDDDDEDDEEESEKNTVQFLPHEPDATSTANFNGVTSDQQESNASVPCWDEFFTGNKLEESSENEDNIPSSADAGGSQSLFSDSDGVSDSTHISSQNSSQSTHISEQGSQGWDSQMDTVLITSQERSALDCNGGSRAVAPVLQESPRDTQLDSSRGKPPGQNRPCAHDGACGLKSKGCEKAAESGTAHVQDVLVEISDSSRTPDLELRRDSQSSSDFEIPLTPDAEAPQPDKLHYLYKKLAAGESIISEKKGS; this comes from the exons ATGAGCCGGTTCGGGGGCCGCACGCGCGAGTACCCGGCCGTGTCCATCGACCGCTTCGACCGCGACAACCTGCGCGCGCGCGCCTTCTTCCTGTCGCACTGCCACAAGG ATCACATGAAGGGGCTGCGGGCGACCGCCCTGAAGAGGAGGCTGGAGGGCAG CTTGAAAGTTAAACTTTACTGCTCACCAGTAACTAAGGAATTGTTGTTGACTAACTGGAAATACAAGTTTTGGGAGAATCATATT GTTGCATTGGAAGTTGAAACTCCAACTCAGATTTCTTTAGTAGATGAAACATCTGGTGAG AAAGAAGATGTAGTGGTGACACTCCTGCCAGCTGGTCACTGTCCAGGTTCAGTCAT GTTTCTGTTTGAAGGCGAGAATGGCACTGTGTTGTACACAGGAGATTTCAGGCTTGCAAAAGGAGAAGCAGCCAGAATGGAGCTTTTGCATTCAGGGACCAG GGTAAAAGACATCCAGAGTGTGTATTTGGACACTACTTTTTGTGATCCCAAATTTTATCACATACCAAGCCGG GAGGAATGTTTAAATGGGATCCTGGAGTTAGTGCGAGGCTGGACCTCGCTGTCTCGTAATCATGTTGTGTGGCTGAACTGCAAAGCTGCTTATGGATATGAGTATTTATTCATAAACCTCAGCGAGGAACTCGGAATCAAG GTGCACATGAACAAACTTGATATGTTCAGGAACATGCCAGAGATCCTGTGCCACGTTACCACAGACCAACACACGCAGATTCACGCCTGTCGACATCCTCGG GATGAAGACTGCTTCCGAGGGAACAGACTGCCCTGTGGGATGACCTGCCTCAATGGAACTCCCCTGCACATAATCAGCATCAAACCCTCCACAATGTGgtttggggaaaggaaaaagaaaaccaatgtAATAGTGAG GACTGGGGAGAGAATGTACAGAGCTTGTTTCTCTTTCCATTCTTCATACAGCGAG ATCAAGGATTTCCTGAGCTATATCTGTCCTGTGAACGTGTATCCCAACGTACTGCCAGTGGGTGGGACAGAGGACAAAGTTATGGAAAT ATTAAAGCCATTATGCAGGTCATACAGAAGAATCATGGAACCCAGGTACAAGCCCTTAGGAACACTGAAGAGACCCCACAAGAGAGAATTATCTGATACAG ATGAAGATGATCTCTTTgattcagaattaatttttacaaGGCCTAAAATTCCaaaacagcagagaggagagaacAGGCCCTCCAGCACAGGACAGTCTGGAAATtctaaagaaaacattaatgAGAGCACAGAAAGTTACAAAGGGACCACAACTTACACCTCCCTCAAGGTAGACTTCGTGGACTGTGAGGAAtcaaatgatgatgatgatgaagatgatgaagaagaatctgaaaaaaatacagttcaaTTTCTTCCTCATGAGCCAGATGCCACTTCCACAGCCAATTTCAATGGAGTAACTAGTGACCAGCAGGAGTCTAATGCCAGTGTCCCTTGCTGGGATGAATTTTTTACAGGTAACAAACTAGAGGAAAGCTCTGAAAATGAGGACAACATCCCATCCTCAGCAGATGCTGGTGGGTCCCAGTCACTCTTCAGCGATTCAGATGGAGTAAGTGACTCAACACACATCTCCTCCCAAAATTCTTCTCAGTCAACACACATATCAGAGCaggggagccagggctgggataGCCAAATGGACACAGTGCTCATCACCTCCCAGGAGAGAAGCGCCCTGGACTGCAatggtgggagcagagcagtggctcctgtgctgcaggagagccccagggacactcagctggacagcagcagggggaAGCCACCAGGTCAGAACAGACCCTGTGCCCACGATGGTGCCTGTGGCTTGAAAAGCAAAGGCTGTGAGAAAGCTGCAGAAAGTGGCACTGCCCACGTTCAGGATGTGCTGGTGGAAATAAGTGACAGCTCCAGGACTCCTGATCTGGAGCTGAGGAGGGACTCCCAGAGCTCCTCTGACTTTGAAATTCCCTTGACCCCTGATGCTGAAGCACCTCAGCCAGATAAACTGCACTATTTATACAAGAAGCTCGCAGCAGGTGAAAGCATAATCAGTGAGAAAAAAGGCTCCTGA
- the MEIG1 gene encoding meiosis expressed gene 1 protein homolog isoform X1, with translation MVTHKVPDLPTCLEEKHSLGESSTSCKEVLNTNDMSMSEVSKVMTKADIKPKSMHRARKWSDDVENLYRFQQAGYRDEVEYKQVKQVDEVECWPETGFVKKLQRRDNTFYYYNRQRECEDKDVPKVKVYVY, from the exons ATGGTGACTCACAAAGTGCCAGACCTACCCACATGTCTCGAAGAAAAACATTCATTAGGCGAATCCAGCACGTCCTGTAAAGAAGTACTCAACACTAATGACAT GAGTATGTCTGAAGTTTCTAAAGTCATGACTAAAGCTGACATCAAACCAAAATCTATGCATCGTGCCAGAAAATGGTCAGATGATGTGGAGAACTTATACAGATTTCAGCAAGCTGGATACAGAGACGAGGTGGAATATAAACAAGTAAAACAAGTTGATGAG GTAGAGTGCTGGCCAGAGACTGGATTTGTTAAGAAACTTCAGAGAAGGGACAACACATTCTATTATTACAATAGGCAAAGAGAATGTGAAGACAAAGATGTCCCTAAAGTGAAAGTTTATGTGTATTAG
- the MEIG1 gene encoding meiosis expressed gene 1 protein homolog isoform X2, which translates to MSEVSKVMTKADIKPKSMHRARKWSDDVENLYRFQQAGYRDEVEYKQVKQVDEVECWPETGFVKKLQRRDNTFYYYNRQRECEDKDVPKVKVYVY; encoded by the exons ATGTCTGAAGTTTCTAAAGTCATGACTAAAGCTGACATCAAACCAAAATCTATGCATCGTGCCAGAAAATGGTCAGATGATGTGGAGAACTTATACAGATTTCAGCAAGCTGGATACAGAGACGAGGTGGAATATAAACAAGTAAAACAAGTTGATGAG GTAGAGTGCTGGCCAGAGACTGGATTTGTTAAGAAACTTCAGAGAAGGGACAACACATTCTATTATTACAATAGGCAAAGAGAATGTGAAGACAAAGATGTCCCTAAAGTGAAAGTTTATGTGTATTAG